The following proteins are encoded in a genomic region of Glycine max cultivar Williams 82 chromosome 18, Glycine_max_v4.0, whole genome shotgun sequence:
- the LOC100793175 gene encoding SPX and EXS domain-containing protein 1, whose product MKNIISPVQSAMPSPTFLWRFKVTLFLIWGLTCCKIGWDSVMRMDANLRDLFLYEVFLYYNPLLLVTMMVWLWGANLWVFLQSTVSYAKVFDLDQNHLSHKETWKCSTWMTIIVPTSMTAYLYLYSHGEVSLAASQPVLLYILVAVILIFPFDIFYLSSRYFFLRTLFRIAFPFQPITFPDFFLADILTSMAKVFSDLERSVCRMVNRQVATIAWLEADSVCGSHSVAIPIALVLPYVWRLFQCLRQYRDTKEKNCLFNALKYSTAVPVIFLSALKYHVLHEKWTTLYRPLWLLSSVINSLYSFYWDITRDWDLSGFSRIFKFNKPNLISNLLYGRQWVYFWVIGSNFVLRCSWTYKLSAHLRHNYLTVFTITLLEMFRRFQWVFFRVENEWNKITRSGVQLTEIPREEEKLLGSNIHDV is encoded by the exons ATGAAGAATATAATTTCACCTGTGCAAAGTGCTATGCCATCTCCAACATTTCTGTGGAGGTTCAAG GTGACACTCTTTCTTATATGGGGCCTTACTTGCTGCAAG ATTGGTTGGGATTCTGTCATGAGAATGGATGCAAATTTGCGAGATCTGTTTTTATACGAGGTGTTTTTGTATTACAACCCTCTCCTTCTTGTG ACTATGATGGTTTGGCTTTGGGGAGCAAATTTGTGGGTATTTCTACAATCAACTGTAAGCTATGCCAAGGTTTTTGATCTTGATCAAAACCACCTTAGTCACAAAGAGACATGGAAG TGTAGCACTTGGATGACAATCATTGTCCCTACTAGCATGACTGCTTACCTCTATCTCTATTCTCATGGGGAAGTATCTTTGGCTGCATCTCAACCA GTGCTTCTCTACATTCTTGTTGCAGTAATTTTGATCTTTCCCTTTGATATTTTCTATTTGTCCTCTCGGTACTTCTTTTTGAGGACATTATTTCGGATAGCTTTCCCTTTTCAG CCAATTACATTTCCCGACTTTTTCTTGGCTGATATTTTAACCTCCATGGCAAAG GTGTTTTCAGATTTGGAACGTTCAGTTTGCAGAATGGTAAACAGACAG GTCGCGACAATTGCTTGGCTTGAAGCTGATTCAGTTTGTGGTAGCCACTCAGTTGCAATACCAATAGCCCTTGTTCTTCCTTATGTATGGCGTTTATTCCAATGTCTTCGCCAGTACAGAGataccaaagaaaaaaattgtctctTCAATG CTTTAAAATATTCAACGGCAGTCCCAGTAATTTTTCTTTCTGCCCTCAAGTACCATGTCCTCCACGAGAAATGGACAACTCTTTATCGGCCACTGTGGCTTCTCTCAAGTGTCATTAATTCCCTCTATTCGTTTTACTGGGATATAACCAGAGATTGGGATTTAAG TGGTTTTTCCCGCATATTCAAGTTCAACAAACCAAATCTAATCTCCAACCTTTTATATGGTCGACAATGG GTATACTTTTGGGTGATTGGAAGCAACTTTGTTCTGCGCTGCTCTTGGACATACAAATTATCTGCCCATCTCCGCCATAACTACCTGACAGTGTTTACTATCACTCTTTTGGAGATGTTTCGACGCTTCCAGTGGGTATTTTTTAGAGTTGAAAATGAGTGGAATAAGATCACGCGGTCTGGTGTTCAACTCACAGAAATTCCAAGAGAAGAGGAGAAATTGCTAGGTTCCAACATTCATGATGTATAG
- the LOC100777919 gene encoding pentatricopeptide repeat-containing protein At1g62910: MMLNPTTLFPSLLFLLLFTRFYSHSPRKTLPKTPTFDDAVSTFHRMLHLHPPPSIVSLNKLLSSIMKTKHYPTVVSLCSHLDSKGTPKPSLVTLSIFINSLTHLGQMGLAFSVMAKIVKRGFGVDPFTLTTLMKGLCLKGRTFEALNLYDHAVSKGFSFDEVCYGTLINGLCKMGKTRDAIELLRKMEKGGVRPNLIMYNMVVDGLCKEGLVTEACGLCSEMVGKGICIDVFTYNSLIHGFCGAGQFQGAVRLLNEMVMKEDVRPDVYTFNILVDALCKLGMVAEARNVFGLMIKRGLEPDVVSCNALMNGWCLRGCMSEAKEVFDRMVERGKLPNVISYSTLINGYCKVKMVDEALRLLTEMHQRNLVPDTVTYNCLLDGLSKSGRVLYEWDLVEAMRASGQAPDLITYNVLLDDYLKRECLDKALALFQHIVDTGISPNIRTYNILIDGLCKGGRMKAAKEIFQLLSVKGCRPNIRTYNIMINGLRREGLLDEAEALLLEMVDDGFPPNAVTFDPLVRALLEK; the protein is encoded by the coding sequence ATGATGCTGAATCCCACCACCCTTTTCCCctcccttctttttctcctcCTCTTCACCCGCTTCTACTCTCACTCCCCGCGCAAAACCCTCCCCAAAACCCCCACCTTCGACGACGCCGTTTCCACCTTCCACCGCATGCTCCATCTCCACCCTCCGCCCTCCATCGTTTCCCTCAACAAGCTTCTCTCATCAATCATGAAGACAAAGCACTACCCCACCGTGGTTTCCCTCTGTTCCCATTTAGACTCAAAGGGCACCCCAAAACCCTCCCTCGTCACTCTAAGCATCTTCATCAACTCCCTCACCCACTTGGGCCAAATGGGCCTTGCCTTCTCCGTCATGGCCAAAATCGTCAAAAGGGGTTTTGGGGTTGACCCTTTTACCCTCACTACCCTCATGAAGGGTTTGTGCCTCAAAGGTCGAACCTTTGAGGCACTCAACTTGTATGACCATGCTGTGTCCAAAGGGTTCTCCTTTGATGAGGTTTGTTATGGGACTTTGATAAATGGGTTGTGCAAAATGGGCAAAACAAGGGATGCTATTGAGTTGTTGAGGAAAATGGAGAAGGGTGGAGTTAGGCCTAATTTGATAATGTACAATATGGTTGTTGATGGTTTGTGCAAGGAGGGACTTGTGACTGAGGCTTGTGGTTTGTGTTCTGAGATGGTTGGCAAAGGAATTTGTATTGATGTTTTCACTTACAATTCTTTgattcatggtttttgtggggCTGGCCAGTTTCAGGGAGCAGTTAGGTTGTTGAATGAGATGGTAATGAAAGAGGATGTTCGGCCGGATGTTTATACGTTCAATATATTGGTTGATGCGTTGTGTAAGTTGGGGATGGTGGCGGAGGCAAGGAATGTGTTTGGTTTGATGATTAAGAGAGGATTGGAGCCTGATGTTGTTAGTTGCAATGCTTTGATGAATGGTTGGTGTTTGAGGGGTTGTATGAGTGAAGCCAAAGAGGTGTTTGATAGAATGGTTGAAAGAGGAAAGTTGCCGAATGTTATTAGCTATAGTACATTGATTAATGGGTATTGTAAGGTTAAAATGGTGGATGAGGCCTTGAGGCTGTTGACAGAAATGCATCAGAGGAATTTGGTTCCAGATACTGTGACTTATAATTGTCTTCTGGATGGTTTGTCGAAATCTGGGAGAGTTTTGTATGAGTGGGACCTGGTTGAGGCAATGCGTGCAAGTGGTCAAGCACCGGATTTGATAACTTACAACGTGTTGTTAGATGATTATCTCAAACGTGAGTGTCTTGACAAGGCACTTGCGTTGTTTCAGCACATTGTTGACACGGGGATTTCTCCAAACATACGCACATACAACATACTTATAGATGGTCTTTGTAAAGGTGGAAGAATGAAGGCTGCAAAAGAGATTTTTCAACTTCTTTCTGTGAAAGGCTGTCGTCCAAATATCCGGACTTATAACATTATGATCAATGGGCTCCGTAGAGAGGGATTGTTAGATGAAGCAGAGGCCTTACTTTTGGAAATGGTGGATGATGGTTTCCCTCCTAATGCTGTAACTTTTGATCCCTTGGTTCGTGCTCTACTAGAAAAATAA